A single window of Gemmatimonadota bacterium DNA harbors:
- a CDS encoding TonB-dependent receptor — translation MKLCAVLFSLLLIPASAQAATISGFVTDRSSGEYLLAANVFLSGTSLGALSNDNGFYAITGIPEGSYELVVSYIGYETYRDTLSIGTEDYLQRDVELVPTVLIGDEAVVEAERYRDERLAQPGFVALQAAVLKELPAIGETDLLRSLQLLPGIQASSDISSGLYIRGGGPDQTQILLDQIPLYNPSHAFGFFSIFNPEAIKDMRLHKSAYPASYGGNLGAVLDVTNRDGNRNKLGGSGGISLISMRTMIEGPLASGSFMVSGRRTYLEPVLAYIRSRVEDIPGYYFYDVNAKINQNLSYTDNLVLSGYFGRDDLNLETSENDLFNVRWGNSAVTGKWTHLFSPTIFGNFMVSGSDYTSRLSANFDGTEILFRNSIRDISVKGDLDYVADGAHALKGGFRATAYRFSFIRSFNQDDQLDLRLKPYVISAYAQDQWQARASTSVRLGLRANFYSERETLDLEPRLSISHRLAEGLRLKAGGGRYHQYLQLITTEGFSGGDFWVPLDGSVSPGQAWHFVVGASWDPAPSYRLSLESYYQRLRNLVVVDNTRAVGGDETRSEDVFITGGKGYATGVEAFVERMSGRLTGWIGYTLGWTRRQFPEVNQGKWYPPKYDRRHDLVVSANYRAGRWTFGGNVIFATGQAFTPASARYELRETARTGIREDYFLPADRNTSRLLPYHRMDLSVKQDFRMFDRNFQWYLQVFNAYNHRNEWFVQYDTEDEEVTTAEVVKMLPIVPTIGLNYNF, via the coding sequence ATGAAGCTCTGCGCGGTACTGTTTTCCCTGCTGTTGATCCCCGCCTCGGCGCAAGCCGCCACGATAAGCGGATTCGTAACGGACCGCAGCAGCGGAGAGTACCTGCTTGCCGCCAACGTGTTCCTGAGCGGCACGTCCCTCGGCGCCCTGAGCAACGACAACGGATTCTACGCGATTACCGGGATTCCCGAGGGTTCCTACGAACTTGTCGTGTCCTACATCGGATACGAGACGTATCGGGACACACTGAGTATCGGTACCGAAGACTATCTCCAGCGGGACGTGGAACTCGTACCGACCGTTCTGATCGGCGACGAAGCCGTTGTAGAGGCTGAAAGATACCGGGACGAGCGGCTGGCGCAACCCGGGTTCGTCGCCCTCCAGGCCGCGGTATTGAAAGAGTTGCCCGCCATCGGGGAAACCGATCTGTTGCGCAGCCTTCAGCTCCTCCCGGGCATCCAGGCCTCCTCGGACATCAGCAGCGGCCTGTATATCCGGGGAGGCGGCCCCGACCAGACCCAGATCCTGCTTGACCAGATCCCCCTTTACAATCCCTCGCACGCCTTCGGATTCTTTTCCATCTTCAACCCGGAAGCCATCAAGGACATGCGCCTGCACAAGAGCGCTTATCCCGCCAGTTACGGTGGCAACCTCGGCGCGGTCCTCGACGTGACCAACCGCGACGGAAATCGCAACAAACTCGGCGGATCGGGCGGGATCAGCCTCATCTCCATGCGCACCATGATCGAAGGTCCGCTGGCGAGCGGCTCGTTCATGGTCTCGGGACGGCGTACGTACCTGGAACCGGTCCTGGCCTATATCCGGTCGCGCGTGGAGGATATCCCGGGATACTATTTCTATGATGTAAACGCAAAAATCAACCAGAATCTGTCCTACACCGACAATCTGGTCCTGAGCGGTTACTTCGGCCGGGACGATCTCAATCTCGAAACCAGCGAGAACGATCTTTTCAACGTTCGCTGGGGCAACTCGGCGGTCACGGGCAAATGGACGCACCTGTTCTCGCCGACGATTTTCGGCAATTTCATGGTATCGGGCAGTGACTACACGAGCCGGCTTTCGGCGAATTTCGACGGCACGGAGATTCTGTTCAGGAACAGCATTCGAGACATCAGCGTCAAGGGCGACCTGGACTATGTAGCCGATGGAGCACACGCGCTGAAGGGAGGTTTCCGCGCTACGGCATACCGGTTCAGTTTCATCAGAAGCTTCAACCAGGATGACCAGCTCGATCTCAGGCTGAAGCCCTATGTGATCTCGGCATATGCCCAGGATCAGTGGCAGGCGAGAGCTTCCACCTCGGTACGCCTCGGGCTGCGCGCGAACTTTTACAGCGAACGCGAAACGCTCGACCTGGAGCCTCGCCTGTCCATCAGTCACCGGCTGGCCGAAGGATTGCGCCTGAAAGCCGGCGGCGGGCGGTACCACCAGTATCTGCAACTGATCACGACGGAAGGCTTCAGCGGCGGTGATTTCTGGGTACCGCTCGACGGAAGCGTGTCCCCCGGACAGGCGTGGCACTTCGTTGTCGGCGCGAGTTGGGACCCGGCGCCGAGCTACCGTCTCTCGCTCGAGTCCTATTATCAGCGGCTGCGCAACCTGGTGGTCGTGGACAACACGCGGGCGGTGGGCGGCGACGAAACCCGGTCGGAGGACGTTTTCATCACCGGTGGGAAAGGCTATGCCACGGGCGTGGAGGCGTTCGTGGAGCGCATGTCGGGCAGGTTGACCGGATGGATCGGCTACACCCTCGGGTGGACGCGAAGGCAGTTCCCGGAAGTGAACCAGGGGAAGTGGTATCCTCCGAAATACGATCGTCGGCACGACCTCGTGGTTTCGGCCAACTACCGGGCCGGCCGCTGGACCTTCGGCGGCAACGTGATCTTCGCGACCGGACAGGCTTTCACGCCCGCCTCCGCCCGGTACGAATTGCGGGAAACGGCGCGGACCGGCATACGGGAGGACTACTTCCTGCCCGCGGACCGAAACACCTCGCGGCTGCTGCCATACCACAGAATGGACCTGAGCGTCAAGCAGGACTTCCGCATGTTCGACCGGAACTTTCAATGGTATCTGCAGGTGTTCAACGCGTACAACCATCGCAACGAGTGGTTTGTCCAGTATGATACGGAAGACGAAGAAGTTACTACCGCGGAAGTCGTGAAGATGCTGCCCATCGTGCCCACCATCGGGCTGAACTACAACTTCTGA
- a CDS encoding PmoA family protein produces MPREAFKRNLSHIRLEVNEWKGFEVYAGRTGQADRQLLARYNAETDPLPKDESPKPCFHPIYTPSGSLISEYRPEDHTWHTGLYFGWVHVNDTNFWGGSWYLPEQDKYVPVPGSHGVQRHDGFTEVSDPGSGSDPGTVGVAIGEHLTWLDRYGRPVIREVRRFDFLEITAGSEPGQPGQPGQPGGCLWLIDSVITPVEGDVTLGASRAARYSGLILRMGAPFADAHHTSGSGLIGHESIMRTRDRWVAAAGAQGGMVVMMDHPRNLRHPVQWFTRRNLLGTGPLMEEDLTIPASDRLHLRYGFLVLDEVASAGEIEDLYRSYVSASDEHTPS; encoded by the coding sequence ATGCCCCGGGAAGCATTCAAAAGAAACCTAAGCCATATTCGCCTCGAAGTCAACGAATGGAAGGGCTTCGAAGTCTACGCGGGCCGGACTGGCCAGGCGGACCGCCAGTTACTCGCCCGGTACAATGCCGAGACCGACCCGTTGCCGAAGGACGAATCGCCCAAACCCTGTTTTCATCCGATTTACACCCCTTCCGGCAGTCTGATCAGTGAGTACCGCCCCGAAGACCACACCTGGCACACGGGGTTGTACTTCGGCTGGGTACACGTAAACGACACGAATTTCTGGGGTGGGTCCTGGTACCTGCCGGAGCAGGACAAGTACGTTCCCGTTCCCGGCAGCCACGGCGTACAACGCCACGATGGATTCACGGAGGTATCCGACCCCGGGTCCGGATCCGACCCCGGGACCGTCGGCGTCGCCATTGGCGAGCATCTCACCTGGCTGGACCGCTACGGCCGCCCGGTAATCCGGGAGGTGCGCCGGTTCGATTTCCTGGAGATCACCGCGGGCAGTGAGCCTGGCCAGCCTGGCCAGCCTGGCCAGCCTGGCGGCTGCCTCTGGCTCATCGACTCGGTGATCACTCCCGTCGAGGGAGATGTCACCTTGGGCGCGTCGCGCGCCGCCCGATACAGCGGATTGATCCTTCGAATGGGAGCGCCCTTCGCCGATGCGCATCATACCAGCGGCAGCGGCCTCATCGGCCACGAATCCATCATGAGAACGCGGGACCGATGGGTCGCCGCCGCGGGCGCCCAGGGCGGTATGGTGGTCATGATGGACCATCCGCGGAACCTTCGCCATCCGGTGCAGTGGTTTACCCGCCGCAATCTCCTGGGCACCGGGCCGCTCATGGAAGAAGACCTTACGATCCCCGCATCGGACCGCCTTCACCTCCGTTACGGATTCCTGGTGCTCGACGAAGTGGCCAGCGCTGGTGAAATCGAAGACCTGTACCGGTCCTACGTGTCCGCATCCGACGAGCATACCCCTTCGTAA